From a single Stigmatopora argus isolate UIUO_Sarg chromosome 4, RoL_Sarg_1.0, whole genome shotgun sequence genomic region:
- the LOC144072600 gene encoding uncharacterized protein LOC144072600: MTKCHICLYSDPYHKKDSFLLELRNHNSKIISWKMVVYIVLLLVLNGMQTSAFNLKISWRGTVTAGSNTTFTCSSNCFTNCTYTWSLMDREFYGSTLNWTPDGTYPSMTLQCTLRNSGVSTTTKTVLEIENPVSVQISPPGAIPFMNKSLDLICHIDELQPLFSSARPVVWYKDGQQLVQDHMHLLRNNTLHFHSLLPYDSGFYQCETNLSYNRVLSLGYLLKLDTPWNVSISGDDVAFPGRLATYTCLMTCILDVECTVRWPFEGGFPLASYVSVHRNQLSWIPVVPGTFQNFTCLVENVAAGWSAKVTKMVEVKGIPVSGSSQLNRLSILMFGLSLVLVHY, from the exons ATGACCAAGTGTCATATTTGTTTATATAGCGATCCCTACCATAAAAAAGACTCATTTCTGTTGGAACTCCGCAACCACAACTCAAAGATAATTAGTTGGAAGATGGTCGTTTACATTGTTTTGCTGCTGGTGCTGAATG GTATGCAGACGTCAGCATTCAACTTAAAAATCAGCTGGCGTGGCACAGTGACAGCCGGATCAAACACCACGTTCACATGCTCGTCCAACTGCTTCACAAACTGCACATACACCTGGTCCTTAATGGATCGTGAGTTCTACGGGAGCACGCTCAACTGGACACCAGATGGAACGTACCCGTCAATGACGTTGCAGTGCACCTTAAGAAATTCTGGCGTAAGCACCACCACCAAAACTGTTTTGGAAATCGAAA ATCCAGTTTCAGTACAAATCAGTCCTCCCGGTGCTATACCGTTCATGAACAAGTCCTTGGACCTCATCTGTCACATTGATGAACTCCaacctctcttcagctctgcaaGGCCAGTTGTCTGGTATAAGGATGGACAGCAGCTGGTGCAGGACCATATGCATCTTCTCCGCAATAACACACTCCATTTTCACTCACTGCTACCATACGATAGCGGATTCTACCAATGTGAGACCAACCTGAGCTACAATCGTGTTTTGAGTCTGGGCTACCTATTAAAAC TTGACACTCCGTGGAACGTAAGCATCAGTGGAGACGATGTTGCATTCCCGGGAAGACTAGCCACGTACACCTGCTTAATGACGTGTATCTTGGACGTGGAGTGCACCGTGAGGTGGCCATTCGAGGGTGGTTTCCCCCTGGCCAGCTACGTCTCCGTGCATCGAAACCAGCTCTCGTGGATCCCCGTTGTGCCTGGAACTTTCCAAAATTTCACCTGCCTTGTAGAAAACGTTGCAGCTGGATGGTCAGCCAAGGTCACCAAAATGGTGGAAGTCAAAG GTATCCCAGTCTCTGGTTCCTCACAGTTGAATAGATTATCTATCTTGATGTTTGGCCTATCACTGGTATTGGTTCATTACTGA
- the LOC144072599 gene encoding cell adhesion molecule CEACAM8-like: MDTWTVICIISVAFTGFTAGTGVLPDGPLIVAVGGSVRFNTTVPPTTKPFFAVTWTLIIEGEEIAIITATTINVTNSNFKDRITLFTQTGSLELSKLALNDSGGYKVLIITDGGNQLTGTTTLRTLVPVSNVTLKVNSTDLVEFNSTVHLSCSSFGSSPSFQWLNGSTVILEGDTVQLTDGNATLILAPVTRYDNGSFKCRVSNAINEATSEPVHLSVSYGPDSVQIMGQSQINVKQTLTLICFADSVPLANYIWTSPNQTKLHNSSTLVKTNVYFSDSGSYICSASNNITGKTVSAVHMLNVTDEPVNPCSGGCIAGILVACLIVCAAVSGGGYYIYHNRKQIKNNPSKNTSTRTDFSAGDEVQETTAEIKDEDTNYSKLGQFYLMDNGRVQLKVQDKHTEYAEIKVSNGPPSYEAHVQRMKSRTHQQLKANEAQVSAPVHSNQS, translated from the exons ATGGACACATGGACAGTAATTTGTATCATCTCTGTGGCTTTTACAG GTTTCACTGCAGGAACTGGTGTGTTGCCAGACGGACCTCTGATTGTAGCCGTGGGAGGCTCGGTGAGGTTCAACACCACAGTGCCTCCCACAACAAAGCCATTCTTCGCGGTGACTTGGACATTAATCATTGAGGGAGAGGAAATAGCCATTATAACGGCCACAACTATAAATGTAACCAATTCAAACTTTAAAGACAGGATCACACTCTTCACTCAGACCGGGTCTCTGGAGCTCagtaaactggctctcaatgatAGCGGAGGTTACAAAGTTCTCATCATCACGGATGGGGGCAACCAACTCACCGGAACTACCACACTGCGAACACTTG TTCCAGTCTCCAATGTAACATTAAAGGTCAATAGCACAGACCTTGTGGAGTTTAACAGCACTGTCCATCTATCCTGCTCTTCGTTTGGATCATCCCCATCGTTCCAGTGGTTGAACGGCAGCACCGTGATCTTGGAAGGCGACACAGTTCAGCTCACAGACGGAAACGCTACACTAATTCTTGCCCCGGTGACCCGATACGACAATGGCTCGTTCAAATGCCGGGTGTCCAATGCTATCAACGAGGCTACCAGTGAACCGGTGCATCTTTCTGTCAGCT ATGGGCCTGACTCTGTCCAAATCATGGGACAGAGCCAAATAAATGTAAAGCAAACATTAACATTAATCTGCTTTGCTGACTCTGTCCCATTGGCCAATTATATATGGACATCACCGAACCAGACAAAGTTACACAATTCTTCAACCTTGGTCAAAACCAACGTTTACTTTTCGGACAGCGGAAGCTATATCTGTAGTGCATCAAATAACATAACTGGGAAAACTGTATCTGCAGTCCACATGTTGAATGTAACAG ATGAACCAGTTAATCCATGTTCAGGTGGTTGCATCGCCGGTATATTAGTGGCGTGTTTGATCGTGTGCGCAGCAGTTAGTGGTGGCGGCTACTACATTTATCACAACCG GAAACAGATAAAGAATAACCCTAGCAAAAATACCTCAACCAGGACAG ATTTTTCTGCAGGAGATGAAGTCCAGGAGACCACAGCAGAAATAAAAGATgag GACACGAACTATTCAAAACTGGGTCAGTTTTACTTGATGGACAATGGAAGGGTCCAGCTGAAGGTCCAGGATAAACATACAGAATACGCCGAGATCAAGGTGAGCAACGGGCCACCTTCTTATGAAGCCCATGTCCAGCGAATGAAGAGCCGAACCCATCAGCAGCTTAAAGCCAATGAAGCCCAAGTCAGTGCTCCGGTTCATAGCAACCAGTCATAG